The following is a genomic window from Algiphilus sp..
GGAGGTCACGATGACGCGCGCACCGGCCGCCTTGGCGAACTGAAGCGCGAACAATGACACCCCGCCGGTACCCTGCACGAGAACGGTCTCGCCCGGACGGAGCCCGCCTTGCTCGAACAACGCGGACCAGGCCGTGAGAGCAGCGATCGGAAGGGTCGCGGCAGCACGAGCGGAAAGCCCGGAGGGAGCGGGCAACACCCAGTCCTCGTGCAAGCAGACGTATCGACTCAGCACGCCGGCCAGCGGAGCACCGAGCGTGTCGCCGTGCAGATGGGGTTCTGCGGGCAGATCGCCATCCATCCAGCGCGTATGGAAATGGCTGATCACGTGATCGCCAACGCGATGACGCGACACGTGCTCCCCCAGGCGGACCACCTCGCCCGCAGCGTCCGATGCGGGGACGAATGGAAACTCCGTGACCTGTTGCAGCGCCCCTTCGGCGACCAGCAGGTCGCGATAATTCAGCGAAACCGCGCGCACGCGGACAAGCAGTTCCTGCGGCCCCGGAACGGACATGGGTCCGTCATGCAGAGCGAGATTCTCCAATCCGTATGCGTTCATTTGCCAGGATGGGTTCGATGTCGATGCCATGCGTGCCTCGCCTCGTGCCAGTGATTCGGCGAACCCTAGACGCTTGCGTTTGACGGATAAATGCGGCTCTATGCAATTCACTTGTGCGTTTATGGCAAAGCTTGTGGATCTGATTTCCCTGACCGCCTTCGTCGAGACCGCGCGGCACGACAGCTTCAGTGCCGCCGCCAGGCAGTTGGGACAGTCGCCATCCGCAGTGAGTCGTGCCGTCGACCGCCTGGAGCACGAACTCGGTATTCGTCTGTTCGCGCGCACGACCCGGCAGCTGCGACTGACCGAGGAGGGAGAGGTGTTCCTCGAGCAGACGCGCGAGATCCTCGACGCGCTCGCAGCCGCGAAGCACGCCGCTCAGGGAGCGGGAAAGGCGCCTTCGGGCTCTCTGCGGGTCAGCCTTCCGATGGTCTTCGGCCGCTGCTGCGTGGCGCCGCTGCTCGGCGCGTTCCAGCACCAGTACCCGCAACTGCGCCTCGACATCGCGTTTACCGACCGACGCGTGGATCTCGTCGAGGAGAACATCGATGTGGCGGTACGTATCGGTGCGCTCACCGACAGCCGGCTCGTGGCGCGTGCCGCCGGTCACGTCCACTATCGGGTATGCGGATCGCCCGACTACTTCCGCATGCATGGCGTCCCCGCATCCCTCGATGACCTTCGCGATCATCGATGCGTGCACTTCCGCTATCCGGGTACAGCCACCCCCTTCCGATGGCAGTTCCATTCCGAGGGCAAGACCGTGCGATGGCGCCCGGAAGGGCCGATCGCGGTCGACGATGCCGATGCACTCGTCGGCGCAGGAATCGGAGCGGCGGGGCTCATCTACGTACCGACCTATCGGGTTCGCGAGCACCTCGCGTCCGGGGCATTGCAGTCGGTCCTCGACGATGTCATGCCGTCCCCGCAACCCGTCTCCATCCTGTTCACGCATTCGCAGTTGCTCGCCCCCCGGGTGCGCGCATTCGTCGACTTCTTCTCGACGCGCATCGCCTAGGCAGCGCGATGAAGCAGCGGGTTCGCGGATTGACGGGCGAAACTACCTGTCGTAAGGTAGGCTAATGAACCCCACCAACACACGTGAAGCGATCGTCGAAGCGGCGAGGCTGCTGGTACAGGACGCGTCCTACTACGGCCTGACGTTCCGCGATGTCTCGGAGCGCGTGGGCATCCGCAAGGCGAGCATCTACCATCACTTCGAGACAAAGGAAGCGCTGGCCGTGGCGATGCTCGATCGGGCCGCGGAGGATTTCGGAAACTGGGCGCGCCGATTCGAGCACGAGCCTCCGATGGTTCGGCTGCAGGCCTACTGCTTCGACTTCTATCGCGACCGTCTGCAGGCCGGAGACAAGCTCTGCCCGGGGGGCGCCTTTACCGCCGCCTGGCCGCACCTCGGCGATGCAGTGCGCATGGCCGTGAATCGCCTGTTCGACGCGCAGCACCGATTCGTGAAGCAGGCGCTCATTGCCGCTCAGGCGGGCGATGCCACCGGGGAATCGCAAGACCCGGAAGAGATCGCGACGTGGGTGATCGCCAGCGTCCAGGGGGCGATCGTTACCGCGCGTGCGCGTGGCAACGCTTCGCTCTTCGAACGACTGTGCCGACGCAGCTTGCAGCAGTTGCACCTGGCGGACTGATCCCTTTTTTGACCGCTTTCCCTACCGGCCGACAGGTAGTTCCATGAATAACCACGCATACCGCTTCTTTCTCGCCGCACTTCGCTTCCGGGCCTTGGTGATCGTCATGTGCGTCGCGGTCATCGCCGCGCTGGCGACGCAACTCACCAGCCTGGAGAAGGACACGACCCCGGAAGCCTTCGTGCCGGATGGCAGCCCATCGCTGACCTACCGCGACCAGGTCGAGGCGACCTTCGGCCTGAAGGACCCGATGGTGGTGGCGGTCATCAACGATGGCGACACGGGCGTCTTCAATCCGCGATCCCTGCGCCTGGTGCAGTGGCTCAGCGAGCGCATCGCCGAGGTCGAGGGCATCGACCCCGAGCGGATCACGAGCCTGGCCACCGAGAACGACATCCGGGGCACCCAGGACGGCATGCTGGTCGAACCCTTCTGGGAAGCGCCGCCGGCAACACCGGAGGCCGCGCAGGCCGTCTGGCAGCAGCTGCAGCGCTTCCCGCTCTATCTCGGCAATCTGGTCGCGCGCGACGGCAGCGGCACCCTCATCGTCGCCGAACTGCTGGACGAGTCGGCCGCCACGGACGTCTACTTCGCCCTGCGCGCACTCGCCGAACAGGCGCGCGAGGCCGGCGTCGCCGGACCGGGCGACCGCATCCATGTCGCCGGCCAGGGCGCGGTCAGCGGTTATCTGTCGGAGTACATCAGTGCCGACGCCAGCCGCCTGAACCCGGTGGCCGCGGTGCTGATCACCCTGGTGCTGCTGCTGGCCTATCGCAGCCTGTCCGGGGTGCTGCTGCCCAACGTGGTCGTGCTGGGCACGGTGGCGACGGGCCTGGGCGCCATGGCAGCGGCCGGCGTGCCGATCTACGTCATTACCAATTCGCTACCGGTGATCCTGATCGGCATCGCGGTCTGCGACAGCATCCATATCTTCGGGCAGTACTACGAGGAGATCGCGCGCGAACCCGGCATCGCGGCGAAGGAGGCGGTGGCACGCGCGATGGCCGCGATGTGGCGGCCGGTGACACTGACCACCGCCACCACCGCTGCCGGCTTCCTCGGCCTGGCCATCGCGGCTGATCTGCCGCCCATGCAGTCCTACGGTCTGTTCGCCGCACTGGGCGTCGGCGCCGCCTGGCTGTGGTCGCTGCTGCTGCTCCCGGCATTGCTGTCGCTGTTCCGCCCGCGGCCCTCGCGCGCGCTGCGAACGACCGCCGACACGACACCGGACGCGTCGAGCCGCCTGATGCGTGGCATGCGTCGCATCGTCGGCCGCCATCCCCGCGCCACGGTTGCCGCCGCGGCGGCGCTGGCCGTCGCCGGCGCGGTCGGCGCCGGTCAGGTCGTCTTCAACGATCAGCGCATCCACAGCTTCGAGCAGGGCAACCCGCTGCGCGCGGCCGACCGCGCCATCAACGCGCGCTTCGACGGCACCTACTACCTCGACGTCGCCATCGAGACGGACGCGCGCGAGGCGCTCTTCGATCCCGAGAAGCTGCGCCGCATCGACCGGCTTCAGACATGGATGGAGACCGAGGGCGGCCTGCGCAACACCACCTCCATCGTCGACTTCATCAAGCAGATGCATCGCGCCTTCAATGGCGACGACCCGGCCTACTACCGCATACCCGACAACGCGCAACTGATCGCGCAGTACTTCCTGCTCTACTCGGCCTCCGGCGCGCCCACCGACTTCCAGGAGTGGGTCGACTACGACTATCGCCGCGCCCACATCCGCGGGCAGATGCGGCACGACGATTTCCGCGCGACCGCGCCCATCGTCACCGGCCTGGAAAACCACCTGCGCGAACACTTCAACACCGAGGCGATGCGCGGTACGGCCACCGGCGCGCTGGAGCTGGCGCACTCCTGGCTGGCACCGCTGGCCGACAGCACCCGCAACGGCATGGCGCTCGCCCTCGCCCTGGTCCTCTTCGCCTCGGCACTGTTCTTCCGCTCCTTCGTGCTCGGCTTGCTGGCGACGCTGCCGGTGGCCTTCGCGGTGCTGATGGTCTTCGCCGTGATGGGCTATGCCGGCATCTGGCTGGGCATCGGTACTTCCATGTTCGCGGCCATCGCCATCGGGCTGGGAGTGGACTTCGCCATACACACGCTGGATCGGCTGCGCCATCTGATCGGCGAGCAGGGGGCGAGCTACCCGGAGGCCGTTGCCGCTCTGTTCCCGACCACCGGGCGCGCGCTGCTCTTCAACCTGCTCGCCCTCGCGCTGGGCTTCGGTGTGCTGATGAGTTCCTCGGTGCCGCCACTGCAGGACTTCGGCCTGCTGGTGGCCGTCGCCGTCCTCACCAGCTTCGCCGCCAGCCTCACCGCACTGCCGGCGCTGCTCGCCCTCATCGGCCCGCAGCGCCTGTTTCCCGCCACCGCATCGGAGGACGCATCCATGCCCACCCATCCGCAGCAGCAGCGCGGCCTTGCCCGCCTGCGCCCCCTCTTCCTGCTCGCCGCCCTCGCGGCCGCCGCCGTCGCACAGGCGCAGGACACCTTGCCCGCAGGCCCGCAGCTGATGGCCGCCGTCGACGCACGCGATGAGGGCGTCACCCGGAAGTCGCGCATCCGCTTCGTACTCACAGACCGCCACGGGCGCAGCCGCGAACAGGAGGCCGTCACCCTGCGGCGCTACGAAGGCGACGACAAGAAGCAGGTGCTGTTCTACCGCGAGCCGAGCAACATCCGCGGCACCGCCTTCCTGACCTACGACTACGCC
Proteins encoded in this region:
- a CDS encoding TetR/AcrR family transcriptional regulator, whose product is MNPTNTREAIVEAARLLVQDASYYGLTFRDVSERVGIRKASIYHHFETKEALAVAMLDRAAEDFGNWARRFEHEPPMVRLQAYCFDFYRDRLQAGDKLCPGGAFTAAWPHLGDAVRMAVNRLFDAQHRFVKQALIAAQAGDATGESQDPEEIATWVIASVQGAIVTARARGNASLFERLCRRSLQQLHLAD
- a CDS encoding outer membrane lipoprotein-sorting protein gives rise to the protein MNNHAYRFFLAALRFRALVIVMCVAVIAALATQLTSLEKDTTPEAFVPDGSPSLTYRDQVEATFGLKDPMVVAVINDGDTGVFNPRSLRLVQWLSERIAEVEGIDPERITSLATENDIRGTQDGMLVEPFWEAPPATPEAAQAVWQQLQRFPLYLGNLVARDGSGTLIVAELLDESAATDVYFALRALAEQAREAGVAGPGDRIHVAGQGAVSGYLSEYISADASRLNPVAAVLITLVLLLAYRSLSGVLLPNVVVLGTVATGLGAMAAAGVPIYVITNSLPVILIGIAVCDSIHIFGQYYEEIAREPGIAAKEAVARAMAAMWRPVTLTTATTAAGFLGLAIAADLPPMQSYGLFAALGVGAAWLWSLLLLPALLSLFRPRPSRALRTTADTTPDASSRLMRGMRRIVGRHPRATVAAAAALAVAGAVGAGQVVFNDQRIHSFEQGNPLRAADRAINARFDGTYYLDVAIETDAREALFDPEKLRRIDRLQTWMETEGGLRNTTSIVDFIKQMHRAFNGDDPAYYRIPDNAQLIAQYFLLYSASGAPTDFQEWVDYDYRRAHIRGQMRHDDFRATAPIVTGLENHLREHFNTEAMRGTATGALELAHSWLAPLADSTRNGMALALALVLFASALFFRSFVLGLLATLPVAFAVLMVFAVMGYAGIWLGIGTSMFAAIAIGLGVDFAIHTLDRLRHLIGEQGASYPEAVAALFPTTGRALLFNLLALALGFGVLMSSSVPPLQDFGLLVAVAVLTSFAASLTALPALLALIGPQRLFPATASEDASMPTHPQQQRGLARLRPLFLLAALAAAAVAQAQDTLPAGPQLMAAVDARDEGVTRKSRIRFVLTDRHGRSREQEAVTLRRYEGDDKKQVLFYREPSNIRGTAFLTYDYADPERDDDQWLYLPAARKTRRISASDRGDYFLGTDLTYEDLKRQSKVSLSDWRFETVGRDTVDGTAVIVVEGEPVSERIAEELGYSRARWYVAPDSATIRKAENRDLQGNRLKTVHFSDFRKVQDIWTVHEITVDNHKTGHSTRLAISNVEYGLDIDDSAFKQRALSRGLRY
- a CDS encoding LysR family transcriptional regulator, with the protein product MRLTDKCGSMQFTCAFMAKLVDLISLTAFVETARHDSFSAAARQLGQSPSAVSRAVDRLEHELGIRLFARTTRQLRLTEEGEVFLEQTREILDALAAAKHAAQGAGKAPSGSLRVSLPMVFGRCCVAPLLGAFQHQYPQLRLDIAFTDRRVDLVEENIDVAVRIGALTDSRLVARAAGHVHYRVCGSPDYFRMHGVPASLDDLRDHRCVHFRYPGTATPFRWQFHSEGKTVRWRPEGPIAVDDADALVGAGIGAAGLIYVPTYRVREHLASGALQSVLDDVMPSPQPVSILFTHSQLLAPRVRAFVDFFSTRIA
- a CDS encoding NAD(P)-dependent alcohol dehydrogenase, which produces MASTSNPSWQMNAYGLENLALHDGPMSVPGPQELLVRVRAVSLNYRDLLVAEGALQQVTEFPFVPASDAAGEVVRLGEHVSRHRVGDHVISHFHTRWMDGDLPAEPHLHGDTLGAPLAGVLSRYVCLHEDWVLPAPSGLSARAAATLPIAALTAWSALFEQGGLRPGETVLVQGTGGVSLFALQFAKAAGARVIVTSSDDEKLRRACRLGADDAINYTCHPDWHEEVLRITDGHGADVNVETVGGRNLRKSSAAAALNGRIALIGFLDGADAAVDLPPVLLKRLRIAGETVGHRRSFERMLRGIVAAGIEPVIDSVLPFAEAPGAFDRLRRGPFGKVVIDGPTEA